From Geotalea uraniireducens Rf4:
CTCAACGAGGTGGTGCTCGACTTCTACGACCGGCTCAAATCAATAACCAAGGGGTATGCATCACTTGACTACGAGCATCTCGATTACCGGCGGAGCAACCTGGAACGGCTCAACATCATGATCAACGGCGAGGTGGTCGACGCCCTGTCGCTGATCATCCACAAGGACAAGGCCTATTTCCGCGGCCGGGACCTGGTGTCCAAGATGAAAGAGCTGATCCCCCGGCAGATGTTCGAGATTGCGATCCAGGCGGCCATCGGCAACAAGGTCATTGCCCGGGAGACCGTCAAGGCCATGCGCAAGGACGTTCTCGCCAAATGTTACGGAGGAGATATCACCCGTAAGCGCAAACTGCTTGAAAAACAGAAGGAAGGGAAAAAGCGGATGAAAAACGTTGGTAATGTCGAACTGCCGCAGGAGGCGTTCCTCGCCATATTGAAGGTGGAAGGTTAGCAACGGCAGAATCGGCTTTCCACCGAATAAACTCAAAGAAGGATACATTCCCATGGAAGATTACAAGAATATGAGCTCGGAAGCGGCCAATGTCCAGCGCGAACCCAAGAAAAAGCACATCGTGCGGGAATATGCCGAATCGATAATCATTGCCGTCATCCTGGCGCTCGTCATCCGCACATTTGTAGTGCAGGCATTCAAGATACCTTCGGGTTCTATGGAAGATACCCTGGCCATCGGCGACCACATTCTGGTCAGCAAATTCATCTACGGCACGAAAATCCCTTTCACCACCAGCCGGCTTCTGAAAATCCGCGATCCGAGACGAGGTGATGTCATCGTCTTCGAATATCCTGAAGATCCGAGCAAGGATTTCATCAAGCGGGTGATCGGCACCCCCGGCGACACGGTGCAGGTCATCAACAAAAAGGTGTACGTGAACGGCAAGGTTTACGAAAATCCGCACGAGGTCCACAAGGAAAACGATATCATCCCCAAGGAACAGAACCCCCGCGACAATACCGACCTGATCACGGTTCCCGCCAGCTCCTACTTCGTCATGGGGGATAACCGCGACAGATCCTACGACAGCCGTTTCTGGAAATTCGTCAGAAACGATCAGATCAAGGGGCTGGCCTTCATCAAATACTGGTCGTGGGACAAGGAAAAGTTCGGTGTGCGCTGGAAAAACATCGGCAAACTGATCGATTAGACTTCCGGATCTCCATCATGAAAAGAAAAAGGCCGCCCGGTCAGTACAAGCCGGGCGGCCTTATTTTATCCAAAGCAAGGGTCTTCAGCGTTCCCCTCTTTGCAGACGCTCAACCTCTGCCGGCGTCAACAGTCGGTATTCGCCAGGTTTCAGTTCGCCGATTTCCAGAAAACCATAACGGGACCTCTTCAGCCGAACCACCGTCAACCCCACCGCTTCACACATGCGACGCACCTGCCGATAACGCCCCTCGTGAATGGTAATGGAAATCCAGCAATTCTGTTCACTCTCCCGCACCAGTGAAACCACCGCCGGCGCTGTCCTGCCGTCCTCAAGATCAACTCCGACAGCCAGGTGCTTCAACTGTGCCGGTGTCACCTTGCCCCTGACCCGGACCAGATACCCCTTGTCCACCTCATGGCTCGGATGGGCAAGCCTGTTTGCCAGCGCGCCGTCATTGGTCAATAGCAGCAGCCCTTCCGTATTGTAGTCAAGCCGCCCGACTGGATAGACCCGCTCCTTGATCCCTTTCAGCAGGTCGGTGACGATAGGACGCCCCTCGGGATCTTTCATGGTGGTCATGTAGCCGACCGGCTTGTACAAAAGGACGTAGAGCTTATTCGCTTCCACCCTGATCGGCCTGCCGTCAACCGTTATACGGTCCTTTTCCGCATCCGCTTTCGTCCCCAACTCCGTCACCACCTGACCGTTGACAGCGACCCGCCCGTCGGTGATGATCCGTTCCGCCTCCCGGCGCGAGGCAATCCCCGCCTGGGATAATATTTTTTGCAATCTTTCGAGCATACATCTCCAATAAGAAAAAAGGCTAAGGATTGAAGACAATGAATACAACCAAAAGTCTAAAACCTCAGCCCCTAGTTATTTGCCTACAGCCTGCTACTCCACAAACCGCGACATCCTGCGGAACTTCTGGTAGCGCTCCTCGACGAGCTGGTCCGCCGGTATCCGCTGCAATTCCTTCAGGTTCCGGCTCAGGGCTTCGTGGAGAGACTTTGCCATGGTCTGATGATCACGGTGG
This genomic window contains:
- the lepB gene encoding signal peptidase I is translated as MEDYKNMSSEAANVQREPKKKHIVREYAESIIIAVILALVIRTFVVQAFKIPSGSMEDTLAIGDHILVSKFIYGTKIPFTTSRLLKIRDPRRGDVIVFEYPEDPSKDFIKRVIGTPGDTVQVINKKVYVNGKVYENPHEVHKENDIIPKEQNPRDNTDLITVPASSYFVMGDNRDRSYDSRFWKFVRNDQIKGLAFIKYWSWDKEKFGVRWKNIGKLID
- a CDS encoding pseudouridine synthase; translation: MLERLQKILSQAGIASRREAERIITDGRVAVNGQVVTELGTKADAEKDRITVDGRPIRVEANKLYVLLYKPVGYMTTMKDPEGRPIVTDLLKGIKERVYPVGRLDYNTEGLLLLTNDGALANRLAHPSHEVDKGYLVRVRGKVTPAQLKHLAVGVDLEDGRTAPAVVSLVRESEQNCWISITIHEGRYRQVRRMCEAVGLTVVRLKRSRYGFLEIGELKPGEYRLLTPAEVERLQRGER